In Penicillium oxalicum strain HP7-1 chromosome VII, whole genome shotgun sequence, one DNA window encodes the following:
- a CDS encoding Inositol monophosphatase 2 yields the protein MSSPNLQEIHDFLISLAFKAGDIINNALPDTSGPGSKKNSADLVTEYDRAVENMISTSLKEKYPDYKYVSIVGIFFILLIHMDMFRLSISFLYAQLSFHGEETYDPKKPLTDAPTFIVDPIDGTVNFVHSFPYACVSLGFAVNRIPTVGVVFNPSTKTLWSAIRGHGAFRNQSTRLPLKTQGNVTAVEPLSGLSNALVAIEWGSDRSGPNWETKVRTFEKLGKAKEDGGAMVRSFRSLGSAALNMCAVAEGTMDVYWEGGCWEWDVCAAWVILVEAGGMMVDGNPDGWQTSLNGRKYLAIRGAPRESQEEIVREFWSFIQGRLEY from the exons ATGTCCAGTCCCAATCTACAAGAAATCCATGAttttctcatctctctgGCCTTCAAGGCCGGGgacatcatcaacaatgCTCTGCCCGATACCAGCGGACCTGGCTCGAAGAAGAATA GCGCCGATCTCGTCACCGAATATGATCGTGCCGTGGAGAATATGATCTCGACGTCGTTGAAGGAGAAATACCCGGATTACAAGTATGTTTCAATCGTaggcatcttcttcatcttaCTCATTCACATGGACATGTTCCGTCTATCCATCTCATTCCTATATGCCCAGCTATC ATTCCACGGCGAAGAGACCTATGATCCCAAGAAACCCCTCACCGACGCGCCCACCTTCATCGTGGATCCCATCGATGGCACCGTCAACTTTGTCCACAGCTTCCCCTACGCCTGCGTCTCCCTCGGCTTCGCCGTCAATCGGATCCCCACCGTCGGCGTGGTCTTCAACCCGTCGACCAAGACCCTCTGGTCCGCGATTCGCGGCCATGGAGCCTTCCGGAATCAGAGCACTCGTCTTCCCCTCAAGACTCAGGGAAACGTCACCGCGGTCGAGCCACTGTCCGGATTGTCGAACGCGCTGGTTGCGATTGAATGGGGCTCGGACCGGAGTGGGCCGAACTGGGAGACCAAGGTGAGGACGTTTGAGAAATTGGGCAAAGCGAAAGAAGATGGGGGCGCCATGGTCCGGTCATTCCGAAGCTTGGGGTCGGCGGCGCTGAACATGTGTGCCGTGGCCGAGGGCACGATGGATGTATACTGGGAGGGCGGGTGTTGGGAGTGGGACGTGTGTGCGGCGTGGGTGATTCTGGTCGAGGCCGGAGGGATGATGGTGGATGGGAACCCGGATGGGTGGCAGACTTCGTTGAACGGAAGGAAGTATTTGGCCATTCGGGGTGCGCCGAGGGAGAGTCAGGAGGAGATTGTGCGGGAGTTTTGGAGTTTTATTCAAGGTCGGCTGGAGTATTAG
- a CDS encoding Protein HGH1, which yields MNTPPPGSTRRQSASSLSDVLFCNCDEYDADQRVSLAAENLVGFSTAQPNLFKAHQLLPIRDLKLLAKDYTPIAKNALTMLINLSSDQEVLECLASDDEFLGVVLRKLMDVKEPNADEFTMLLANLVKSPHLSKLHTMKRKAPSDVSSSENAIDQLMDCFVKGAEGGLNKNANFDYLSYIFADLSQTETGRAYFTTRQEYDGVVPITKLTVFTEHKSDIRRKGVASTIKNVAFDVASHPMLFSEDGANLLPYLLLPIAGPEEFSDEEMLSMLPDLQLLPPDKKRESDNTILTTHVETLLLLTTTREGREKMREVQVYPFIRECHLHVADEEVQEVCDRLVQVIMRDEEGEGDKTEAELAKAQKQIEPAPEAKATNEDEQVVELF from the exons ATGaacacccccccccccggaagCACTCGACGACAGTCTGCGTCGTCTCTTTCGGATGTCCTCTTTTGCAATTGTGACGAGTATGATGCTGATCAGAGGGTGTCTCTAGCCGCCGAGAATCTTGTGGGCTTCTCCACCGCGCAACCGAATCTCTTCAAGGCGCATCAATTACTCCCCATTCGAGACTTGAAGCTGCTCGCCAAGGACTACACT CCTATTGCCAAAAATGCCTTGACTATGCTCATCAACCTTTCCAGCGACCAGGAGGTTCTCGAGTGCTTGGCCAGCGATGACGAGTTTCTCGGAGTCGTGCTGAGGAAGCTCATG GACGTGAAAGAACCTAATGCCGACGAATTCACCATGCTGCTGGCCAATCTTGTCAAATCCCCGCACCTCAGCAAGCTCCACACCATGAAGCGCAAAGCGCCCTCTGATGTCTCCAGCTCCGAGAACGCCATCGATCAGCTGATGGACTGCTTCGTCAAGGGTGCTGAGGGCGGGTTGAACAAAAACGCCAACTTCGACTACCTATCCTACATTTTCGCCGATCTGTCGCAGACGGAGACGGGGAGAGCCTACTTCACAACTCGCCAGGAGTACGACGGAGTGGTCCCCATCACCAAGTTGACCGTTTTCACCGAACACAAGAGCGATATTCGACGAAAGGGGGTCGCTTCAACCATCAAAAATGTGGCCTTTGATGTCGCTTCACACCCCATGCTCTTCAGCGAAGACGGTGCCAACCTGCTTCCCTATTTGCTGCTCCCGATCGCCGGCCCGGAGGAGTTCTCCGATGAGGAGATGCTGTCAATGCTTCCTGATTTGCAACTCTTGCCGCCAGACAAGAAGCGCGAGAGCGACAACACCATCCTCACCACTCACGTGGAGACCCTGCTTTTGTTGACGACCACTCGCGAGGGTCGCGAGAAGATGCGCGAAGTTCAGGTGTACCCCTTCATTCGGGAATGTCATCTTCACGTGGCAGATGAGGAAGTGCAAGAGGTCTGTGATCGATTGGTTCAGGTCATCATGCGCGACGAGGAGGGTGAAGGGGACAAGACCGAGGCGGAATTGGCCAAGGCTCAGAAGCAGATTGAGCCTGCGCCCGAAGCCAAGGCCACGAACGAGGATGAGCAAGTGGTGGAGTTGTTCTGA